In one Niallia taxi genomic region, the following are encoded:
- the spoIIIAE gene encoding stage III sporulation protein AE, protein MKTKLKIVLLFLFTFFLFINPVVQAESPQEDTEEAATSQAFSPEEVVQSQIDSLDLTELKGFWESITNEYGGYLPEIQKGSLYDFIKGEKDFDFSMFFSGLTKFIFHEIVVNGKLLGSLILLTVFSMLLQMLQNSFENSSISKVAYSIVFMVLIILALNSFHVAITYANEAITTMTSFILALVPLLLALMAASGGAISAAFFHPVILFLMNTSGMLISYVVLPLLFLSTLLHIVSSLSSQYKVTQLGNLLRNISIGILGIFLTIFLGVLSVQGISTAVTDGITLRTAKFVAGNFIPVIGRMFTDTADTVISASLLLKNTVGIAGVAILLIIVAFPALKILVISIIYKFAAALLQPLGGGPVINCLDIISKSVLYVFAALAIVSLMFFLSLTVIIAASNVTMMMK, encoded by the coding sequence ATGAAAACGAAACTAAAAATTGTACTATTATTCCTATTCACATTCTTTTTATTCATTAATCCAGTTGTACAAGCAGAATCTCCTCAAGAAGATACAGAAGAAGCAGCAACTAGTCAGGCATTTAGCCCGGAAGAGGTCGTTCAATCCCAAATAGACAGTCTTGATTTAACAGAGCTGAAAGGCTTTTGGGAAAGCATTACGAATGAGTATGGAGGCTATCTGCCAGAGATTCAAAAGGGAAGTCTCTATGACTTTATCAAAGGCGAAAAGGATTTTGACTTCAGTATGTTTTTTTCTGGCTTAACGAAGTTTATCTTTCATGAAATTGTCGTGAATGGCAAGCTGCTCGGATCGCTCATTCTATTGACTGTTTTCAGCATGCTGCTACAGATGCTGCAAAACTCCTTTGAAAACAGCTCCATTAGTAAGGTAGCCTATTCTATTGTGTTTATGGTTTTGATTATTTTAGCACTAAATAGCTTTCACGTCGCGATTACCTATGCCAATGAGGCGATCACAACCATGACAAGCTTCATTTTGGCGCTCGTGCCGCTGCTGCTTGCATTGATGGCAGCATCAGGAGGTGCGATATCGGCAGCGTTTTTCCATCCCGTTATTCTGTTCCTAATGAACACTAGCGGGATGCTGATTTCCTACGTCGTATTACCATTATTGTTTTTGTCCACATTGCTGCATATTGTCAGCAGCTTATCAAGTCAGTATAAAGTGACGCAGCTAGGTAATTTGCTTCGCAATATCAGCATTGGCATTCTTGGCATATTTTTGACAATCTTCTTAGGCGTCTTATCTGTTCAAGGAATATCGACTGCTGTTACAGATGGAATTACATTGCGTACAGCTAAATTCGTAGCAGGAAATTTTATTCCAGTAATAGGCAGGATGTTCACAGATACGGCTGATACTGTTATTAGTGCCTCGCTTTTGCTGAAAAACACGGTCGGGATTGCCGGTGTTGCCATTCTTTTGATAATTGTTGCTTTTCCGGCATTGAAAATTTTAGTAATCTCAATTATTTATAAATTTGCGGCAGCCTTGCTTCAGCCGCTTGGAGGCGGCCCTGTTATCAACTGTTTAGACATTATCAGCAAAAGCGTTTTATATGTTTTTGCAGCCTTGGCTATCGTTTCTCTCATGTTCTTTTTAAGTCTTACCGTTATCATCGCCGCAAGCAATGTGACGATGATGATGAAATAA
- a CDS encoding YqhR family membrane protein, with amino-acid sequence MTKEKEAENHSGIAKEPSMHFITLVIWTGLFGGIFWSFMGFLAYYFNMTEIRPNVILEPWAIGSWKTGWLGTLISIGAIGFFSLMAAFGYYLLLRKFKSFYIGVGFGIMVFGVVFIILNPIFPSIKPFMQLSLNTIITSICLYVLWGVFVGYTISYEESEIRTKKQKENKREANISGSEG; translated from the coding sequence ATGACAAAGGAAAAAGAAGCGGAAAATCACAGTGGAATAGCAAAAGAGCCATCTATGCATTTCATTACACTTGTTATATGGACAGGGCTATTTGGGGGGATATTTTGGTCCTTCATGGGATTTCTCGCTTATTATTTCAATATGACGGAAATAAGACCAAATGTCATATTGGAGCCGTGGGCAATCGGAAGCTGGAAAACTGGTTGGCTTGGAACACTTATTAGTATTGGTGCAATCGGATTTTTTTCATTAATGGCAGCATTTGGGTATTATCTTTTACTTAGAAAATTTAAGTCCTTTTATATTGGCGTCGGTTTTGGAATAATGGTATTTGGCGTTGTTTTCATCATCTTAAATCCAATTTTTCCGAGCATCAAGCCATTTATGCAGCTTAGTTTAAATACGATAATCACTTCTATATGTCTTTATGTGCTTTGGGGAGTATTTGTCGGCTATACGATTTCTTATGAAGAAAGTGAAATTAGGACGAAAAAACAAAAAGAAAACAAACGTGAGGCGAACATTTCGGGTAGTGAAGGATAA
- a CDS encoding alkaline phosphatase — MKTKLVHCICLLLAICMAFGGLPYAAKAANGPKNVILLIGDGMGLGQMEIASLFEHGKEGRLFLQTLPYTALVKTYSANNNVTDSAAGGTAIAIGKKTNNGMIGMTKDGKDSPSILDVFKANGNKTAIVSTNSVTDATPASFTASVKDRWADQEEIARQQLKNNIDVVMGGGAMYFGKNRELIEAYKDRGYTFVTSEKELASSNGDKILGLFASKHLSFKQDRKELKSTEPTLTEMAGKTIETLANGNNGFFAVIEGARIDHAAHSTDIPSIWKETIEFDKAVKYCVEWAQKRKDTLVIVVADHETMGISVTEPMDIKALKNIQITPELMAQKLTKAANTKDYTTESIMELFQKYANIKLTKEELAQFKERIKKQDGSIYPEQKVGREIGRIIARHYHAGILDGTTQQLSRTTGGHTGNMIALFAYGKGAEKFHGVIDNTDISKIIANMKGYDFGN; from the coding sequence ATGAAAACAAAATTAGTTCACTGTATCTGTCTGCTTCTCGCTATTTGTATGGCTTTTGGAGGCTTGCCTTATGCTGCTAAAGCAGCTAATGGTCCGAAAAATGTCATTCTTCTGATTGGAGACGGAATGGGTCTTGGCCAAATGGAAATTGCGAGCCTATTTGAGCATGGAAAAGAAGGCAGGTTATTTTTGCAAACACTGCCGTACACCGCCCTTGTCAAAACGTACTCTGCAAATAATAATGTGACGGATTCTGCAGCAGGAGGAACTGCCATCGCTATTGGGAAAAAAACAAACAATGGCATGATTGGCATGACGAAGGATGGCAAGGACTCTCCAAGTATTCTGGATGTATTTAAGGCTAATGGAAATAAGACGGCAATTGTTTCGACTAATAGTGTGACAGATGCCACTCCAGCAAGCTTTACAGCTAGTGTTAAGGATAGATGGGCAGATCAGGAGGAAATTGCGAGACAGCAATTGAAAAACAACATTGACGTCGTAATGGGCGGCGGAGCGATGTACTTCGGGAAAAATAGGGAGTTAATAGAAGCATACAAAGATCGAGGATACACGTTTGTCACATCAGAAAAAGAGCTTGCCTCATCAAATGGTGACAAAATACTAGGTCTTTTCGCTAGCAAGCACCTTTCCTTTAAACAAGATCGAAAGGAGCTAAAAAGCACGGAGCCAACATTGACAGAAATGGCTGGTAAAACAATTGAAACACTTGCAAACGGTAATAATGGATTCTTTGCAGTTATAGAAGGAGCGAGAATTGATCACGCAGCTCACTCAACTGATATTCCGAGTATATGGAAAGAAACAATTGAATTTGATAAAGCAGTCAAATACTGTGTGGAATGGGCGCAAAAACGGAAGGACACTTTAGTGATTGTTGTAGCAGATCATGAAACAATGGGGATTTCGGTGACAGAGCCGATGGACATAAAGGCATTAAAAAACATTCAAATAACACCAGAATTAATGGCACAAAAATTAACGAAGGCAGCAAATACAAAAGATTATACAACGGAAAGTATTATGGAGTTGTTTCAAAAATACGCAAATATTAAGCTAACAAAAGAAGAGTTGGCGCAATTTAAGGAAAGAATAAAAAAGCAGGATGGAAGTATTTATCCGGAGCAAAAGGTCGGCAGAGAAATAGGAAGAATCATTGCCAGGCATTATCATGCTGGCATACTGGATGGCACTACACAGCAGCTTAGCAGAACAACGGGAGGTCATACAGGTAATATGATTGCTTTATTTGCTTATGGAAAAGGTGCAGAAAAGTTCCATGGAGTCATTGATAATACAGATATTTCAAAGATTATTGCTAATATGAAAGGCTATGACTTTGGAAATTAA
- a CDS encoding M24 family metallopeptidase, which translates to MEKLTKLREALATAGVDGIVIASNYNRRYISNFTGSAGVVLISGEGAKFITDFRYTEQAASQCVGFDIVKHSGPIQKEVAEQAEKLGIKKLGFEQDYLTFTEYRLYEAVFKGELVPVSGLVEKLRLIKSREEIKILKEAAEIADAAFAHILEFIKVGKTELEVSNELEFFMRKAGAVSSSFDTIVASGTRSALPHGVASEKLIEAGDFVTMDFGAYYKGYVSDITRTVAVGKPDEKLKEIYDIVLQAQLKGMAGIKPGLTGIQADALTRDYISAHGYGEYFGHSTGHGIGLEVHEGPGLSSKSETVLESGMVVTVEPGIYIPGLGGVRIEDDTIITDDHNEALTHSPKELIIL; encoded by the coding sequence ATGGAGAAATTAACGAAATTACGGGAAGCTTTAGCAACTGCTGGTGTGGATGGCATTGTTATTGCCAGCAATTATAACCGCCGCTATATCAGTAACTTTACAGGTTCTGCTGGTGTGGTGTTAATCAGTGGAGAGGGAGCTAAATTCATTACAGACTTCCGCTATACAGAACAGGCTGCAAGTCAATGTGTTGGTTTTGACATTGTAAAGCACAGCGGTCCTATTCAAAAGGAAGTGGCAGAGCAGGCAGAAAAACTAGGGATCAAGAAGCTTGGTTTTGAACAGGATTACTTGACATTTACGGAATACAGACTGTATGAAGCTGTATTTAAAGGCGAACTAGTTCCTGTTTCTGGTCTTGTGGAAAAGTTACGCTTGATTAAGAGTAGGGAAGAGATTAAGATATTAAAGGAAGCAGCGGAGATCGCAGATGCCGCTTTTGCCCATATCCTTGAGTTCATTAAGGTTGGGAAGACTGAACTGGAAGTATCGAATGAATTAGAGTTTTTTATGAGAAAAGCAGGTGCGGTATCATCGTCCTTTGACACGATTGTTGCTTCTGGAACTAGATCTGCATTGCCACATGGTGTGGCATCAGAAAAGTTAATCGAAGCAGGCGATTTTGTGACAATGGATTTCGGGGCATATTATAAAGGATATGTGTCTGATATTACGAGAACAGTTGCCGTTGGCAAACCAGACGAAAAGCTAAAGGAAATATATGATATTGTCCTCCAAGCTCAGTTAAAAGGAATGGCAGGAATTAAACCGGGACTTACTGGCATTCAGGCTGATGCATTGACGCGCGATTACATAAGTGCACATGGATATGGTGAATATTTTGGCCACTCTACAGGTCATGGAATCGGTTTAGAGGTCCATGAAGGACCAGGACTTTCTTCTAAATCGGAGACAGTTCTTGAGTCAGGCATGGTTGTAACGGTTGAACCAGGCATCTATATTCCAGGTCTGGGCGGGGTTCGCATTGAGGATGATACTATCATAACAGATGATCATAATGAAGCTTTAACCCATTCACCAAAAGAATTGATTATTTTATAG
- the efp gene encoding elongation factor P: protein MISVNDFKTGLTIEVDNGIWRVLDFQHVKPGKGAAFVRSKLKNLRTGAVQEKTFRAGEKVAKAQIDNRKMQYLYASGDQHVFMDQESYDQIELSADAIEYELKFLQENMEVYIMMYQTETLGVELPNTVVLEVTETEPGIKGDTASGGTKPAILETGLSVQVPFFINQGDKLIINTAEASYVSRA from the coding sequence ATGATTTCAGTAAACGATTTTAAAACAGGTTTAACAATTGAAGTGGATAACGGAATTTGGCGTGTATTGGATTTCCAACATGTTAAACCAGGAAAAGGCGCTGCATTCGTACGTTCTAAATTAAAAAACCTTCGTACAGGAGCAGTTCAAGAAAAAACGTTCAGAGCAGGCGAGAAGGTTGCGAAAGCACAAATTGATAACCGTAAAATGCAATACTTGTATGCAAGCGGTGACCAACATGTGTTCATGGACCAAGAATCTTATGACCAAATTGAGCTTTCTGCAGATGCAATTGAATATGAATTGAAGTTCTTGCAAGAAAATATGGAAGTTTATATCATGATGTACCAAACAGAAACACTTGGTGTTGAGCTTCCAAATACAGTAGTGCTTGAAGTAACAGAAACAGAGCCTGGTATTAAAGGTGACACTGCTTCTGGCGGTACTAAGCCTGCGATTTTAGAAACTGGCCTTTCTGTGCAAGTTCCTTTCTTCATCAACCAAGGCGACAAATTGATTATCAATACAGCTGAAGCGAGCTATGTATCTCGCGCGTAA
- a CDS encoding SpoIIIAH-like family protein, with product MLLKKQTVWLLTMLSLVVVLTVYYTTSPEQTNEFAATEDAAKENTAKENTAKEEAATENAKGEQAAEDGSSVSTIASDEVFEEMRLQLDEQRSKEEEQLTETMSEAKTAEEKSAAQDKIEELQKLSDNEKMMETLIKAENYDDVLVRAVDGKVNVTVKAGELSAEAANDIVQLVRENLNQPNAFVAVKIDPK from the coding sequence ATGTTATTGAAAAAGCAAACGGTATGGTTATTGACAATGTTAAGCTTAGTGGTTGTATTGACAGTGTATTACACAACTTCACCAGAACAGACAAATGAATTTGCGGCAACAGAAGATGCAGCAAAGGAAAATACAGCAAAGGAAAATACAGCAAAGGAAGAAGCAGCTACTGAAAATGCTAAAGGAGAGCAAGCGGCAGAAGATGGTAGCTCTGTATCAACTATTGCCTCAGATGAAGTATTTGAAGAAATGAGATTACAATTGGATGAACAGCGTAGTAAAGAAGAAGAGCAGCTGACTGAAACAATGTCAGAAGCAAAGACAGCTGAGGAAAAAAGCGCGGCTCAAGACAAAATTGAGGAGCTGCAAAAGCTGTCTGATAATGAAAAAATGATGGAAACGCTTATTAAAGCGGAAAATTATGATGATGTTCTTGTCCGTGCTGTTGACGGAAAAGTGAATGTGACTGTAAAAGCTGGCGAGCTATCTGCTGAAGCAGCTAATGATATCGTCCAATTAGTTAGAGAAAACTTAAATCAGCCAAATGCCTTTGTTGCAGTAAAAATCGATCCAAAATAA
- the spoIIIAG gene encoding stage III sporulation protein AG has translation MEKDNDKDKDKTKTKDKDNPQGPITFLKKMLSGNNNKKQGKAQYLIIVVLFGAAIMLLSNMFFKDGNADVSAFSQNETASTDQAEEVFGQKSGKSTDITDYEKLYTEQIKEAINAMAGVKDAVVYVNIDGSETKVYEKNKTNSSQTTQEEDPQGGKRTVEENSSEESLVTVPNGDKQVPIVVETKKPTIRGVLVIAKGAENIKVKSMIVEAVTRALDVPSHRVSVQAKQN, from the coding sequence ATGGAAAAAGACAATGACAAGGATAAGGATAAGACCAAGACCAAGGACAAGGACAATCCACAGGGTCCAATCACTTTTCTGAAAAAAATGCTGTCTGGCAACAACAACAAAAAGCAGGGGAAGGCCCAGTATTTAATTATCGTTGTATTGTTCGGGGCTGCCATAATGCTGTTAAGCAATATGTTCTTTAAAGATGGTAACGCAGATGTCTCGGCATTCAGTCAAAACGAGACAGCAAGCACAGACCAGGCAGAAGAGGTATTTGGTCAAAAATCAGGCAAGTCAACAGATATTACTGATTACGAAAAGCTCTACACAGAACAGATAAAAGAGGCAATCAACGCTATGGCTGGCGTGAAGGACGCAGTTGTTTATGTCAATATTGATGGCTCTGAGACGAAGGTGTATGAGAAGAATAAGACCAATTCAAGCCAGACAACACAAGAAGAGGATCCTCAGGGCGGAAAACGAACTGTCGAAGAGAACTCCTCAGAAGAGAGTTTGGTAACAGTGCCAAATGGAGATAAGCAAGTTCCGATTGTGGTGGAAACAAAGAAGCCGACAATTAGAGGTGTTCTTGTCATTGCAAAAGGAGCTGAAAATATAAAAGTGAAAAGCATGATAGTCGAGGCAGTTACAAGGGCATTGGATGTCCCAAGCCACCGGGTATCTGTTCAAGCAAAACAAAATTAA
- the spoIIIAC gene encoding stage III sporulation protein AC encodes MGLEVDIIFKIAGVGIVVAFLHTILDQVGKKEYAQWVTLFGFIYILFMVANIVDDLFQKIKSVFLFQG; translated from the coding sequence ATGGGTTTAGAGGTGGATATTATCTTCAAGATAGCTGGTGTCGGCATTGTTGTAGCTTTTTTGCACACGATACTAGACCAGGTTGGAAAAAAAGAGTATGCACAGTGGGTAACATTATTTGGCTTTATCTATATTTTATTTATGGTCGCCAACATCGTAGATGACTTATTCCAAAAAATCAAATCGGTTTTCTTATTTCAGGGATAA
- the spoIIIAA gene encoding stage III sporulation protein AA: MNTFYSFLPKKIADQLLTLSPDERERIEEIRIRIGRPLEISLHDGVRFIDMEMTKEDAVQFLNKLSHYSVYTMDEELKRGYITVEGGHRVGLAGKVILEESSVKAIRDIASFNVRIAKEKIGSAEPFAPFLYNGAKWLHTMIIGPPQTGKTTILRDLARIASTGNAKHKIPALKVGIVDERSEIAGCLDGIPQMTFGTRVDVLDSCPKAEGMMMMIRSMSPNVLVVDEVGRKEDGEAILEAVNAGIQLIMTTHGTSFEEIKNRPTLKPIIESGIFERYVELNRANGPGTVSAIRNGNGQILREMKVM; encoded by the coding sequence GTGAACACATTCTATTCATTCTTGCCCAAAAAAATAGCTGATCAACTACTCACACTCTCTCCTGATGAAAGAGAGCGAATAGAAGAAATCAGAATCCGTATTGGGAGACCATTGGAAATATCTCTACATGACGGTGTTCGATTTATCGATATGGAAATGACGAAGGAGGATGCCGTTCAGTTTCTTAATAAACTCAGTCATTACTCTGTTTATACAATGGATGAAGAGCTGAAGAGGGGCTACATCACCGTCGAAGGCGGCCACCGCGTTGGTCTTGCAGGTAAAGTTATCTTAGAGGAAAGTTCAGTCAAGGCGATTAGGGATATTGCTTCCTTTAATGTGCGAATAGCAAAGGAGAAAATTGGCTCTGCAGAACCATTCGCACCGTTTCTCTATAACGGGGCGAAATGGCTGCATACGATGATTATTGGGCCACCGCAAACAGGAAAAACAACGATATTACGAGATTTAGCGAGAATTGCTTCAACAGGAAATGCAAAGCACAAAATCCCAGCCCTTAAGGTCGGGATTGTCGACGAAAGGTCTGAAATAGCTGGATGCTTGGATGGCATTCCTCAAATGACATTTGGAACACGGGTAGATGTTCTTGATTCCTGTCCAAAGGCAGAAGGAATGATGATGATGATCCGTTCTATGAGTCCAAATGTCCTTGTTGTCGATGAGGTTGGCCGCAAGGAGGATGGAGAGGCGATATTAGAAGCTGTAAATGCAGGCATTCAGCTAATTATGACTACACATGGGACTTCATTTGAGGAAATTAAAAACAGACCAACACTTAAACCGATTATTGAATCGGGAATTTTTGAAAGATATGTAGAGCTGAATAGGGCAAACGGCCCTGGGACTGTTAGTGCTATTAGAAATGGCAATGGACAGATCTTAAGGGAAATGAAGGTGATGTAA
- the accB gene encoding acetyl-CoA carboxylase biotin carboxyl carrier protein, translated as MLKIEEIKDLINLINDSNISDFVYENEGAKVEIKKNRPEVQAIAAVSAPAQQVQAVQPQAAQVVQEEVAQAPAVSSNENLHKVTSPMVGTFYQSATPDAAAYVSVGDKVSKDTVVCIVEAMKLFNEITAEVEGEIVEILVKDGELVEYGEPLFLVKAL; from the coding sequence ATGTTAAAAATAGAAGAAATCAAGGATCTGATTAACCTTATCAACGATTCAAACATTAGCGACTTCGTATATGAAAATGAAGGAGCAAAAGTAGAAATCAAAAAAAATCGTCCTGAAGTTCAAGCAATCGCAGCTGTAAGTGCACCTGCACAGCAAGTTCAAGCAGTTCAGCCGCAAGCAGCACAAGTAGTCCAAGAAGAAGTGGCTCAAGCTCCTGCGGTAAGCTCAAATGAGAACTTACATAAAGTAACTTCGCCAATGGTAGGAACTTTCTATCAATCTGCAACACCTGATGCAGCTGCATATGTGTCTGTTGGAGATAAAGTGTCAAAAGATACAGTAGTATGTATTGTAGAGGCAATGAAGCTATTCAACGAAATCACGGCAGAGGTTGAAGGGGAGATTGTTGAAATTCTTGTCAAAGACGGCGAGCTAGTAGAATACGGTGAACCTTTATTTTTAGTGAAGGCTCTGTAA
- the spoIIIAD gene encoding stage III sporulation protein AD, whose product MIEILQIVGIALISTFLALIIKEQKPNIAFLLVVFVGCVIFLFLVDQIASIIEMVERIALNAKVNTVYVETILKIIGIAYIAEFAVQITKDAGQGAIASKIELAGKILILAMAVPILTVLVETIINMIPN is encoded by the coding sequence ATCATTGAGATTCTTCAAATAGTCGGAATTGCCCTTATTTCGACCTTTTTAGCCTTAATCATAAAAGAGCAAAAACCCAATATCGCCTTTTTGCTTGTTGTTTTTGTCGGCTGTGTCATTTTTCTTTTTCTCGTTGATCAAATTGCTTCCATCATTGAAATGGTGGAAAGAATCGCTCTTAATGCGAAAGTGAATACCGTATATGTAGAAACAATCTTAAAGATTATCGGAATTGCTTATATTGCTGAATTTGCTGTTCAAATAACAAAGGATGCTGGACAAGGTGCAATAGCATCCAAAATTGAATTGGCGGGGAAAATTTTAATCCTGGCAATGGCTGTGCCAATCCTAACAGTCCTTGTAGAAACAATCATTAATATGATTCCGAATTAA
- the spoIIIAB gene encoding stage III sporulation protein SpoIIIAB, whose protein sequence is MMKIIGAIIILATTSLGGMEIAKSFSERPKQLRQLKSALQSLEAEIMYGHTPLHEAARRLSEQLHQPLSTFFENFSQKLMTEETTVRDAWTTCLDDIWKRTAMKKPELEIMKQFGETLGRHDRASQQKQIMLTLTHIEREEQEARDHQLRYEKMFKSLGVLSGLLIVILLM, encoded by the coding sequence ATGATGAAAATAATTGGTGCAATCATCATTTTAGCCACCACAAGCCTTGGCGGAATGGAAATAGCAAAATCATTTAGTGAAAGACCGAAGCAGCTTAGGCAATTGAAATCGGCTTTGCAGTCTTTAGAAGCAGAAATCATGTACGGTCATACACCACTGCATGAAGCGGCCAGACGTTTATCGGAGCAGCTCCATCAGCCCTTAAGCACTTTTTTCGAAAATTTTTCGCAAAAGCTCATGACAGAAGAAACAACGGTAAGGGATGCTTGGACAACCTGTCTTGATGACATTTGGAAAAGGACGGCAATGAAAAAGCCTGAATTGGAAATTATGAAGCAGTTCGGTGAAACGCTCGGCAGACATGACAGGGCTTCCCAGCAAAAACAAATTATGCTGACACTAACGCATATTGAAAGAGAAGAGCAAGAGGCAAGAGACCATCAATTGAGATATGAAAAAATGTTTAAAAGCTTAGGCGTGCTTTCAGGGCTATTGATTGTCATTTTATTGATGTAG
- the spoIIIAF gene encoding stage III sporulation protein AF, protein MSYITEWVTNIILFVLLATVIDMLLPNSTFQKYAKLVCGLLLITVILTPVFKLVSGDFEKVLEAATTNLPEEKNIENSIESQKKEIQASLDEYTLEKMAVQLKEDANKELIADYGVEIDSIKLSLNDQSKESFPDNLDRLVLVLKEADEESQGAVEAVSPVSIDTQQPLPESSDKEQVDTANIVSFLSGKWDVPEGDIAILAKGGE, encoded by the coding sequence ATGAGCTATATAACAGAATGGGTTACTAATATCATTCTATTTGTTTTGCTGGCTACAGTGATTGATATGCTGCTGCCGAATTCTACATTTCAAAAATATGCAAAGCTCGTTTGTGGTCTTTTGCTGATCACCGTTATCCTGACACCAGTGTTTAAGCTTGTTTCAGGTGATTTTGAGAAAGTGCTTGAGGCGGCTACTACAAATCTTCCAGAAGAAAAAAATATAGAAAATTCGATAGAATCGCAAAAAAAAGAAATACAAGCATCACTTGATGAATATACATTAGAAAAAATGGCTGTCCAACTGAAGGAGGATGCCAACAAGGAGTTGATAGCAGATTACGGTGTCGAAATAGATTCCATTAAACTATCGTTAAATGATCAATCAAAAGAAAGCTTTCCAGACAATTTAGACAGACTTGTCCTAGTCCTGAAGGAGGCGGATGAGGAGTCACAGGGGGCAGTGGAAGCAGTCAGTCCTGTATCCATTGATACACAGCAACCCCTTCCAGAAAGCAGTGACAAAGAACAAGTGGATACAGCTAATATTGTTTCATTTCTATCAGGTAAATGGGATGTGCCAGAAGGTGACATCGCCATACTAGCTAAAGGAGGGGAGTAG
- a CDS encoding DUF1385 domain-containing protein, which translates to MSNEQKPVFGGQAVVEGVMFGGKNHYVTAIRRKDQSIDYFHLPRKHNPKLTKLKKIPFIRGIVAIIESSGNGTKHLNFSTDRYDVDPSEDVQLEEKEPSKMTMILGVAAIGILSFLFGKFIFTLVPAFLAEFFKPVISGHVAQILLESFFKLLLLLGYIYFVSLTPLIKRVFQYHGAEHKVINAFENGKDITVENVQAQSRLHYRCGSSFILFTVFVGLFLYLLFPTDSFIERILSRIALIPVVLGISFEVLQLTNKLRDIPVLKYLGLPGLWLQLLTTKEPTDDQVEVAIYSFKELKRREEESEKAILAAD; encoded by the coding sequence ATGTCAAATGAGCAAAAACCAGTATTCGGAGGACAGGCAGTAGTTGAGGGCGTCATGTTTGGCGGCAAAAATCATTACGTGACTGCAATAAGACGCAAGGATCAATCCATTGATTATTTTCATTTGCCGAGAAAACACAATCCGAAGCTGACCAAACTAAAAAAAATCCCCTTCATAAGAGGGATTGTCGCTATTATTGAATCAAGCGGGAATGGGACAAAGCATTTAAACTTCTCAACAGACCGCTATGATGTCGACCCAAGCGAAGACGTCCAGCTGGAAGAAAAAGAACCATCCAAAATGACGATGATTTTAGGAGTTGCAGCAATTGGAATCCTTTCCTTCCTGTTTGGCAAATTCATCTTTACATTAGTGCCTGCCTTTTTGGCGGAATTTTTTAAGCCTGTTATCAGCGGACACGTTGCTCAAATATTACTCGAAAGCTTCTTTAAGCTGCTTCTTTTACTTGGTTATATTTACTTTGTTTCACTGACTCCTCTTATTAAACGCGTATTTCAATATCACGGAGCTGAGCATAAGGTTATAAATGCATTTGAAAATGGCAAAGACATTACAGTAGAAAATGTGCAAGCACAGTCAAGACTTCATTATCGTTGTGGAAGCAGCTTTATATTGTTCACTGTATTTGTTGGTCTGTTTCTGTATTTACTTTTCCCAACAGACTCCTTTATAGAACGGATATTAAGCAGAATTGCTTTAATTCCTGTTGTCCTTGGTATTTCGTTTGAAGTTCTTCAATTAACCAATAAACTTCGCGATATTCCTGTATTGAAATATTTAGGCTTGCCAGGTCTTTGGCTGCAGCTTTTAACAACAAAAGAGCCGACTGACGATCAGGTGGAAGTAGCCATCTATTCCTTTAAGGAATTAAAGCGCAGAGAAGAAGAATCGGAAAAAGCCATTCTTGCAGCGGATTAA
- a CDS encoding LysM peptidoglycan-binding domain-containing protein — protein MPYLDENQNQQSTAPSKPAKSYTIAAGDTLSAISQRYGVSVSALAEANNIQNINQIYAGQKLIIPES, from the coding sequence ATTCCTTATTTAGATGAAAACCAAAACCAGCAAAGCACTGCTCCAAGCAAACCTGCTAAATCTTATACGATTGCAGCCGGTGATACACTGTCAGCAATAAGCCAGCGATACGGTGTCTCGGTTTCTGCTCTTGCTGAAGCGAATAATATTCAAAATATAAACCAAATTTATGCAGGTCAAAAGCTTATCATACCGGAAAGCTAA